CGGGACAACAGGTCGCACCACTCCTTCGTCCCTCCGGCAAGAAACGGCACGGGTGCGTTTTTCAACGTTTTCCGCCTCCGGGCGAACGCGGCGCGCACGACCGCCTGGAGCTTTCGGACGAGGGGGTCGGGGATCCCTTGCCGGAACCGGATCGAGAAAACGGCGGAATCGACCTCGGGGACGGGGGTGAAGCAGGTCCTCCGCACGGAAAACTCCGGGCGGGCGTCGGCGAGGACCGCGAGGTACACCGAAAGGGTGCCGTACTCCTTCCCGCCGGGGGAGGCGCACAACCGCTCCACCACCTCTTTCTGAAGCATCAGCACCGCCCGGGGAAACCGCTCCCTGAGCTCCATGAGGCGCAGGACGATCGGCGAGGAAAGGGAGTACGGCAGATTCCCGACGACGGTGCCCCCGCCGGGGAAGCGCCTCCTCCACTCCTCTTCCGGCACGGAAAGGACATCCGCCTCGACCACCTCGACGGCCGAGCCGGCGAACCGGTCCCGCAGGTAGGCCGCCAGCCTCCGGTCGACCTCCACCGCCACCGTCTTCTCCTCCGCGGCGGCCAACAGAGACGTCAACGCGCCGAGCCCCGGCCCGATCTCGAGAAACGGAGGACCCATTTCCCGGGCCGCCGCCACGATCTTGCGGGCGATGTTCCGGTCATGAAGGAAGTTCTGCCCCCGCCTCCTGCTGGGGGAGATGCCCAGATCGGCCAGGAGCCGCCGGGGATGTTCAGCGGAAGAATCGGGAGGCGGCATACGCGTTCAGTTCGGGCCCGGAGGCCCGGCCGGCCGACAGGCGTCGATCCCCCAGAAGCGCCACCATCGCCGCGTTGTCCGTGCACAGGGCCTGCGAGGGAAGATGCACCGGGATCCCGGCGCCGATGCCTGCCTCCATGGCCCGGCTGCGCAGGCGGGAGTTGGCGGACACGCCCCCCGCCAGCACGGCGCGGGGGATCCCCTCCCGTTTCGCCGCCTCCAGGGTCTTCCCGACCAGCACGTCGACGACCGCCTCCTGGAACGAGGCGGCGATGTCCTCGACGCGGGCCTCCTTCCCTTCCGCCGAGGAGAGAAAGACGCGCAGGGAGGTCTTGAGCCCCGAGAAGGAGAAGTCGGCGGAGCCGGCCTTAAGCCAGGCCCGGGGAAAGGCGAACCGGCCGGGATCCCCGGCGGCGGCGATCCGGTCGATAGCCGCTCCCCCGGGATAGCCGAGCCCCAAAAGTTTTGCCGCCTTGTCGAAGGCCTCCCCCGCCGCGTCGTCGAGGGTACCGCCCAGGAAGAAGACCTCCTCCCACCCCGACACCCGGAACAGGGAGGTGTGCCCGCCGGAGACGAGAAGGGCGATGAAGGGGAACTCCACCTCCTGCTCGAGGAAGATGGAGTAGATGTGCGCCTCGAGATGGTCGGCCCCGTAGAGGGGTTTCCCCCACGCATAGGCCAGCGCCTTGGCGAAGCATAATCCCACGAGCAGGGAGCCGATCAGGCCGGGGCCCGCCGTCACCGCGATGCCGTCGACCTCTCGGCGCCCCGACCCCGCGTCGGCCAGGGCTTGCTCGACCACGGGGACGACCGAGCGGATATGCTCCCGGGAGGCGAGCTCCGGGACGACGCCGCCGTAAAGAC
This window of the Candidatus Deferrimicrobiaceae bacterium genome carries:
- the rsmA gene encoding 16S rRNA (adenine(1518)-N(6)/adenine(1519)-N(6))-dimethyltransferase RsmA gives rise to the protein MPPPDSSAEHPRRLLADLGISPSRRRGQNFLHDRNIARKIVAAAREMGPPFLEIGPGLGALTSLLAAAEEKTVAVEVDRRLAAYLRDRFAGSAVEVVEADVLSVPEEEWRRRFPGGGTVVGNLPYSLSSPIVLRLMELRERFPRAVLMLQKEVVERLCASPGGKEYGTLSVYLAVLADARPEFSVRRTCFTPVPEVDSAVFSIRFRQGIPDPLVRKLQAVVRAAFARRRKTLKNAPVPFLAGGTKEWCDLLSR
- the tsaD gene encoding tRNA (adenosine(37)-N6)-threonylcarbamoyltransferase complex transferase subunit TsaD codes for the protein MGIESSCDDTAAALYDSSAGLLANVVSSQVPVHRLYGGVVPELASREHIRSVVPVVEQALADAGSGRREVDGIAVTAGPGLIGSLLVGLCFAKALAYAWGKPLYGADHLEAHIYSIFLEQEVEFPFIALLVSGGHTSLFRVSGWEEVFFLGGTLDDAAGEAFDKAAKLLGLGYPGGAAIDRIAAAGDPGRFAFPRAWLKAGSADFSFSGLKTSLRVFLSSAEGKEARVEDIAASFQEAVVDVLVGKTLEAAKREGIPRAVLAGGVSANSRLRSRAMEAGIGAGIPVHLPSQALCTDNAAMVALLGDRRLSAGRASGPELNAYAASRFFR